From Saccopteryx leptura isolate mSacLep1 chromosome 3, mSacLep1_pri_phased_curated, whole genome shotgun sequence, one genomic window encodes:
- the MRPL15 gene encoding large ribosomal subunit protein uL15m, producing the protein MAGPLRGGGPGALYLLRALPRVSLANLKPNPGSRKPERRPRGRRRGRKCGRGHKGERQRGTRPRLGFEGGQTPFYIRIPKYGFNEGHSFRRQYQPLSLNRLQYLIDLGRVDPAQPIDLTQLVNGRGVTIQPLKRDYGVQLVEEGADTFKAKINIEVQLASELAIAAIEKNGGVVTTAFYDPRSLDILCKPVPFFLRGQPIPKRMLPPEALVPYYTDAKNRGYLADPARFPEARLELAKKYGYILPDITKDELFKMLSMRKDPRQIFFGLAPGWVVNMADKKILKPTDENLLKYYSS; encoded by the exons ATGGCGGGTCCTCTGCGGGGcggtgggcctggggctctgtaCTTACTCCGGGCCCTCCCCCGTGTGAGTCTGGCCAACTTAAAGCCGAATCCGGGCTCCAGGAAACCG GAAAGACGACCAAGAGGTCGGAGAAGAGGTAGAAAATGTGGCAGAGGTCATAAAGGAGAACGGCAGAGGGGAACCCGGCCCCGACTGGGCTTTGAGGGAGGCCAGACCCCATTTTACATCCGAATTCCTAAATACGGGTTTAATGAAGGACATAG CTTCAGACGCCAGTATCAGCCTTTGAGTCTCAACAGATTGCAGTATCTTATTGATTTGGGTCGAGTTGATCCTGCTCAGCCTATTGACTTAACCCAGCTTGTCAATGGAAGAGGTGTGACCATTCAGCCACTTAAAAGGGATTATGGTGTCCAGTTGGTAGAAGAG GGTGCTGACACCTTtaaggcaaaaattaatattgaagTACAGCTGGCGTCAGAATTAGCCATTGCTGCAATTGAAAAAAATGGCGGCGTTGTTACTACAGCCTTCTATGATCCAAGAAGTCTAG acattttatGCAAACCTGTTCCATTCTTTCTGCGTGGACAGCCCATTCCAAAAAGAATGCTTCCACCCGAAGCCCTGGTCCCATATTACACTGATGCAAAGAATCGTGGGTACCTGGCAGATCCTGCCAGATTTCCTGAAGCAAGACTTGAACTTGCCAAGAAGTATGGTTATATTTTACCTGATATCACTAAAGATGAACTCTTCAAAATGCTCAGTATGCGAAAGGATCCGAGGCAGATTTTCTTTGGTCTTGCTCCTGGATGGGTGGTGAATATGGCAGATAAGAAAATCCTAAAGCCTACAGATGAGAATCTGCTCAAGTATTATAGCTCATGA